One window of the Paenibacillus beijingensis genome contains the following:
- a CDS encoding sensor histidine kinase, giving the protein MVRKLQISGSFSSKIILAFLFVILLPTLFTSVSFYWESNSVLKKNVRESTVQITKQTAESLSFILNVGVDTSDFISNNLQIQQAVLHPKNVPAYEENSDDQYIDTLLNNFVFSNSFVKIVYVLKENGSGWSSGAFSNNKMKKIRLSDQEWVKETKRRDGELVWQPIQYDHFSGLVLPVGRVLKDFDTMRNIGLVQVDLDGRSVFKTIGQLKLGKTGKFFVVDSEGKIMIDSNLEMVNKRVDNSELYKHIVGNDAMEFEYEVNGVPYYGVKEPLSNGWMIVGTVPVHEISGQLNSLKSWILFSCAVFSMLAICIGLFIAGWVTKPVKQLTRSMMLVQKGDLKVRTTVQSSDEIGFLSKQFNKMVHEIGHLMRQVKNEQSEKHHAELRAVIHRVHPHFLYNTLSTLRWLIDSNQNDRASSVLTALNHLLEANMAKNGNMITVSEELDIIKKYLVILELRYEKTFDLKLDVEPGLEKIVIPRMLLQPVVENAIFHGIVPTNQDGRISIRVHSCNGDLEFHVYDNGMGIDEERLKQLNEPEAAIAAGEIGIGLRHIYDTLRLYYAGNWEWSVESKPGQGTAIHIVLKQLAKSVS; this is encoded by the coding sequence ATGGTTCGTAAACTTCAGATATCGGGCAGCTTTTCATCCAAAATCATACTGGCGTTTCTGTTTGTGATTTTGCTGCCGACTCTTTTTACAAGTGTGTCCTTCTACTGGGAATCCAACTCGGTTTTGAAAAAAAACGTGCGGGAATCCACGGTGCAAATTACGAAACAGACGGCGGAGTCGCTTTCTTTCATCTTGAACGTCGGGGTCGATACCTCCGATTTTATCAGCAACAATCTGCAGATCCAGCAGGCGGTTTTGCACCCGAAAAACGTACCGGCTTACGAGGAGAACAGCGATGACCAATATATCGACACTTTGCTGAACAACTTTGTGTTTTCCAACTCCTTCGTCAAAATTGTTTACGTGCTGAAGGAGAATGGCAGCGGCTGGAGCAGCGGCGCTTTCTCCAACAACAAAATGAAGAAAATACGGCTGTCCGATCAAGAGTGGGTGAAAGAGACGAAACGCCGGGACGGGGAGTTGGTTTGGCAGCCGATTCAATATGACCATTTCAGCGGCTTGGTGCTTCCTGTCGGCAGGGTTCTGAAAGATTTCGACACGATGCGCAATATCGGGCTTGTACAGGTCGATTTGGACGGCAGGTCCGTTTTCAAAACGATCGGGCAGTTGAAGCTGGGAAAGACGGGGAAATTTTTCGTCGTTGATTCCGAAGGGAAAATAATGATCGATTCCAATCTTGAAATGGTCAACAAAAGAGTGGACAATTCCGAATTATATAAACATATTGTGGGCAATGACGCAATGGAATTCGAGTACGAGGTAAACGGGGTGCCGTATTATGGGGTCAAGGAGCCGCTGAGCAACGGCTGGATGATTGTCGGCACCGTTCCGGTTCATGAAATCAGCGGGCAGCTCAACAGCCTCAAATCGTGGATTTTGTTTTCATGTGCCGTTTTCTCCATGCTTGCGATTTGCATCGGACTGTTCATTGCGGGGTGGGTGACCAAGCCTGTAAAACAGCTTACCCGAAGCATGATGCTCGTTCAAAAGGGAGACCTTAAAGTAAGGACGACCGTCCAATCTTCCGATGAAATCGGCTTTTTGAGCAAGCAGTTTAACAAAATGGTTCACGAAATCGGTCATTTGATGCGGCAGGTCAAAAATGAACAAAGCGAGAAGCATCACGCGGAGCTGAGGGCGGTCATTCACCGGGTACATCCGCACTTCCTTTATAACACGCTCAGCACGCTGCGGTGGCTGATCGATTCGAACCAGAACGATCGCGCTTCCAGCGTATTGACGGCACTGAACCATCTGCTTGAGGCGAATATGGCCAAAAACGGGAACATGATCACGGTAAGTGAGGAACTGGACATTATTAAGAAATACTTGGTCATATTGGAGCTTCGTTATGAGAAAACATTTGATCTCAAACTAGACGTTGAACCCGGTCTAGAGAAGATCGTCATCCCCCGCATGCTGCTGCAGCCTGTAGTGGAAAACGCGATTTTCCATGGAATCGTTCCGACAAATCAGGACGGCCGCATCTCGATCCGGGTTCATTCCTGCAATGGGGATTTGGAGTTTCATGTATATGATAACGGAATGGGCATTGATGAAGAGAGGTTGAAGCAACTGAACGAGCCGGAGGCGGCGATTGCGGCAGGAGAAATCGGTATCGGTCTGCGTCATATCTACGACACGCTGCGGCTGTATTACGCTGGTAATTGGGAGTGGTCCGTCGAGAGCAAGCCGGGGCAAGGAACCGCCATACACATCGTATTGAAACAACTTGCGAAATCCGTCTCTTAG
- the kduI gene encoding 5-dehydro-4-deoxy-D-glucuronate isomerase — translation MKIRHSVHPSDFKHYDTDRLRQHFLIEELFAGGRITMVYTHEDRMVIGGAKPAGEALLLEAADTLKTDYFLERREIGFINIGGDAVITVDGESYELGLLDTLYVGMGARDLRLASRSANEPAKIYFCSALAHTAKPTRKVSVQEANTLHLGALETSNERTLHQIIHEGGVQSCQLMLGVTLLKPGSVWNTMPAHLHDRRMEAYLYFNLGPDARVFHLMGSPEETRHLVVANEQAVISPAWSIHSGAGTSNYAFIWAMAGENYTFKDMDLVTMDTLK, via the coding sequence ATGAAAATCCGTCATTCCGTTCATCCGTCCGACTTCAAACATTACGATACCGACCGTCTGCGCCAACATTTTTTGATTGAAGAGCTGTTTGCGGGCGGCCGCATCACGATGGTATACACCCATGAAGACCGCATGGTCATCGGCGGCGCCAAACCGGCAGGTGAGGCTCTTCTTCTCGAAGCCGCCGATACGCTGAAAACCGATTATTTCCTGGAGCGACGTGAAATCGGTTTCATCAACATTGGCGGCGACGCCGTCATTACGGTGGACGGAGAATCGTACGAGCTCGGCCTGCTCGATACGCTGTATGTCGGCATGGGAGCGCGCGATCTCCGTTTGGCAAGCCGGAGCGCGAACGAACCGGCCAAAATCTACTTCTGCTCCGCCCTTGCCCACACGGCGAAGCCGACGCGCAAAGTATCCGTTCAGGAAGCGAACACGCTTCATCTCGGCGCGCTCGAGACGTCGAACGAGCGGACGCTGCACCAGATCATTCATGAAGGCGGCGTTCAAAGCTGCCAGCTGATGCTCGGCGTAACTCTGCTGAAGCCGGGAAGCGTCTGGAACACGATGCCCGCCCATTTGCACGACCGCCGTATGGAAGCGTATTTGTACTTTAATCTGGGCCCGGATGCACGCGTTTTTCACCTGATGGGCAGTCCGGAGGAAACGCGCCATCTTGTCGTGGCGAACGAGCAGGCCGTCATTTCCCCCGCCTGGTCGATTCATTCCGGGGCCGGAACGAGCAATTATGCGTTCATCTGGGCGATGGCCGGCGAGAACTACACGTTCAAGGATATGGATCTTGTCACGATGGATACGTTGAAATAG
- a CDS encoding DeoR/GlpR family DNA-binding transcription regulator, which produces MLAVARHQYILEQLQQNGSVKVADLSEHLGVTPKTVREDLEKLEENGLLRRTHGGAVAIPDSDSILPLLQIPNTKFPLEKEAIAAYALRYIRPEEVIALDAGSTTLEIARLLPNEPMTVVTNDLMIMRELVGKERIQLVVPGGYRHNNVLIGNDSLEWVNRLNIQKVFLSAAGIHEKYGLSVFTGELIKLKKAFIAGAKEIFAVADHSKFDRATLLTFASLEDVDVIITDAGLDEDTLRRYERSSVRIEQAV; this is translated from the coding sequence ATGCTAGCCGTCGCACGACATCAATACATTTTAGAACAGCTGCAGCAGAACGGCTCCGTAAAGGTTGCGGATTTGAGCGAACATCTCGGCGTGACGCCAAAGACGGTGCGGGAAGATTTGGAGAAGCTCGAGGAAAACGGCCTGCTGCGCCGCACGCACGGCGGTGCGGTTGCCATTCCGGACAGCGATTCCATTCTCCCGCTGCTGCAAATTCCGAACACAAAGTTTCCGCTGGAAAAGGAAGCGATTGCCGCCTATGCGCTCCGCTATATTCGGCCTGAAGAGGTCATTGCGCTTGATGCGGGCAGCACGACACTCGAAATCGCGCGGCTGCTTCCGAACGAGCCGATGACGGTGGTGACCAACGATCTGATGATTATGCGCGAGCTGGTCGGCAAAGAGCGGATCCAGCTCGTCGTGCCCGGCGGCTACCGTCACAACAACGTGCTGATCGGCAACGATTCGCTCGAGTGGGTGAATCGGCTGAACATACAGAAAGTGTTTTTATCGGCGGCGGGCATTCATGAGAAGTACGGGTTATCCGTGTTCACCGGCGAGCTGATCAAGCTGAAAAAAGCGTTCATCGCCGGGGCCAAGGAAATATTCGCAGTCGCCGACCACAGCAAGTTCGACCGGGCGACGCTGCTGACATTCGCTTCGCTGGAGGATGTGGATGTTATCATTACGGACGCCGGACTGGACGAGGACACGTTGCGGCGGTATGAAAGGAGTTCGGTGCGAATTGAACAAGCTGTTTGA
- the kduD gene encoding 2-dehydro-3-deoxy-D-gluconate 5-dehydrogenase KduD yields the protein MKGVRCELNKLFDLTGRTAIVTGAGRGLGRAIAAGLAEAGADVALVTNRTPAEDTKREIEAIGRKAIVLQADVADRGKLEGIVDETIGQLGRLDILVNNAGIIRRTPAVDHLYSDWQDVLDVNVNSVFVLSQIAGRIMTRQRSGKIINIASMLSFQGGINVPGYTASKHAVTGLTKALANEWAGSGVQVNAIAPGYMISDNTEALRNDPVRSRQILDRIPAGRWGSDLDLVGPAVFLASKASDYMSGHVLCVDGGWMVR from the coding sequence ATGAAAGGAGTTCGGTGCGAATTGAACAAGCTGTTTGATTTAACGGGGCGCACTGCGATCGTGACGGGAGCGGGCCGGGGGCTCGGTCGCGCGATCGCGGCGGGACTTGCGGAAGCGGGCGCCGACGTCGCGCTGGTGACGAACCGCACACCCGCAGAGGATACGAAACGCGAAATCGAAGCGATCGGCCGCAAAGCGATCGTGCTGCAGGCCGATGTCGCCGATCGCGGCAAGCTTGAAGGTATCGTGGACGAGACAATCGGACAGCTTGGCAGACTCGATATTCTCGTCAACAATGCGGGCATTATCCGCCGCACGCCGGCGGTTGACCACTTGTACTCGGATTGGCAGGACGTGCTTGACGTCAACGTGAACTCCGTATTCGTTTTATCCCAAATCGCCGGCCGGATCATGACCCGGCAGCGCTCGGGCAAAATCATCAACATCGCCTCCATGCTTTCGTTTCAGGGCGGCATCAACGTTCCGGGCTACACGGCAAGCAAGCATGCGGTTACGGGCCTCACGAAAGCTCTTGCGAACGAATGGGCGGGCAGCGGCGTCCAGGTGAACGCCATTGCGCCGGGCTACATGATAAGCGACAATACGGAAGCGCTGCGGAACGATCCGGTCCGCAGCCGCCAAATTCTCGATCGCATCCCCGCAGGCCGCTGGGGATCGGATTTGGATCTGGTTGGACCTGCCGTCTTCCTCGCATCGAAAGCGTCCGATTACATGAGCGGTCACGTGCTCTGTGTCGACGGCGGCTGGATGGTACGCTGA
- a CDS encoding sugar kinase, translating into MSETFQQQVPEVVTFGESMALFMPSSNKGIEHAAALEKLFGGAESNLAIGLARLGHRVGWFGRLGDDPLGRFILKKMRGEGVDVSRAALSSAGPTGLMIRETVAGKSSVYYYRKRTAMSEMRPEELDAAYIGSARILHVTGITPALSDSCRQTLLEAVRIARASGVCVCFDPNIRLKLWNADEAKAVLVPIAEQADYFLPGLDELKLLYGTDDLSALTDKLGKLPGVSVIKGGNGVTHLLEDGVISAVPHFPVKQVVDTVGAGDAFCAGFLSGVLRGKPLGEAVRFGNLLGSLAVQVHGDWEGLPTLAEAESMLGGKEHVER; encoded by the coding sequence GTGAGCGAAACGTTTCAACAGCAAGTCCCCGAAGTCGTCACGTTCGGGGAGTCGATGGCGCTGTTCATGCCTTCATCGAACAAAGGCATCGAGCATGCCGCAGCGCTCGAGAAGCTGTTCGGCGGCGCGGAAAGCAACCTCGCGATCGGACTTGCGCGGCTCGGGCACCGGGTCGGCTGGTTCGGAAGGCTGGGAGACGATCCGCTCGGACGGTTTATCCTGAAAAAAATGCGCGGCGAGGGCGTCGACGTCTCCCGTGCCGCACTCTCATCCGCCGGCCCAACGGGGCTGATGATCCGGGAAACGGTAGCCGGTAAATCGTCCGTCTATTACTACCGCAAACGGACGGCAATGAGCGAGATGCGGCCGGAAGAACTCGACGCGGCCTATATCGGATCGGCGCGAATTTTGCACGTAACCGGCATTACGCCGGCGCTCAGCGACAGCTGCCGACAGACGCTGCTGGAAGCGGTGCGTATCGCCCGCGCAAGCGGCGTGTGCGTATGCTTCGATCCGAATATCCGCCTGAAGCTCTGGAACGCGGATGAAGCGAAAGCAGTGCTGGTGCCGATTGCGGAACAAGCGGATTATTTTCTGCCGGGACTGGATGAATTGAAGCTGCTGTACGGAACGGACGATCTTTCCGCGCTGACGGATAAGCTAGGCAAGCTGCCGGGAGTATCCGTCATCAAGGGCGGAAACGGCGTCACGCACTTGCTTGAAGACGGTGTTATAAGTGCTGTTCCTCATTTCCCTGTCAAGCAGGTTGTCGATACCGTCGGCGCGGGCGACGCTTTTTGCGCGGGATTTCTGTCCGGCGTGCTGCGCGGTAAACCGCTCGGGGAGGCCGTCCGCTTCGGCAATCTGCTCGGCTCGCTTGCCGTACAGGTTCACGGCGATTGGGAAGGTCTTCCGACGCTGGCGGAAGCCGAGTCCATGCTTGGCGGCAAAGAACATGTAGAACGTTAG
- a CDS encoding bifunctional 2-keto-4-hydroxyglutarate aldolase/2-keto-3-deoxy-6-phosphogluconate aldolase, with product MKKMKIVQQIAAEGVVAVLRGSSPDDAVAMAEQAIAGGIKIIEITMTVPFALQAIESLAKKYSSQAAPDSDRYAVIGAGTALDPESARAAILAGAEFVVGPSLNPDTVKLCNRYRVPVMPGVMTIKEIQEALELGVDICKLFPGSLYSPSTISAVKGPLPQANLMPTGGVNLANLGDWIRAGAVAVGIGSDLTNEAVKTGDYSLIRRKSAEYVAAYRNAKQPV from the coding sequence ATGAAAAAGATGAAAATCGTCCAACAGATCGCTGCGGAAGGCGTTGTGGCGGTGCTGCGCGGCAGCTCGCCGGACGATGCCGTCGCGATGGCCGAGCAGGCGATAGCCGGCGGCATCAAGATCATTGAAATTACGATGACCGTCCCTTTCGCCTTGCAGGCGATCGAATCGCTCGCCAAAAAATATAGCTCGCAAGCCGCGCCCGATTCGGACCGCTATGCTGTCATCGGGGCCGGCACCGCGCTCGATCCGGAGTCCGCCCGCGCCGCCATACTGGCCGGGGCTGAGTTTGTTGTCGGCCCCTCGCTTAATCCGGACACCGTCAAGCTTTGCAACCGTTACCGGGTGCCGGTCATGCCGGGCGTCATGACGATCAAGGAAATTCAGGAGGCGCTTGAGCTGGGGGTCGATATATGCAAGCTGTTTCCCGGCAGCCTGTACTCGCCTTCCACCATTTCCGCTGTCAAAGGGCCGCTTCCCCAAGCGAATTTAATGCCGACGGGAGGCGTCAATCTCGCCAACCTGGGCGACTGGATCCGCGCAGGAGCCGTTGCGGTGGGCATCGGATCGGACCTGACGAACGAAGCGGTGAAAACCGGCGACTACAGCCTTATCCGCCGGAAGTCCGCGGAATATGTCGCTGCTTATCGAAATGCCAAACAACCGGTTTGA
- a CDS encoding C40 family peptidase has translation MQTKMLIHKVIGASLCAAIGFSALAVGQTVAVSTVSAASVYETKVVSGVNYRTSPSTSASKIRLIPKGEDIHVISQANKYWLQISTQDGQTGYISSNSKYTNYSGGNSPQPSGNIDQPGGNARADQVIAFAQSYMGRVHYDFGTRNPDKLLFDCSSFTQFIYRQVGVELAWGTRVQKNQGTFAGKESLQKGDLVFFDTIGGNDGVINHVGIYMGDGQFIHNTPSKDGLSINSLNTGWWAGHYVTARRVL, from the coding sequence ATGCAGACTAAAATGCTCATCCACAAAGTAATCGGCGCAAGCCTTTGCGCAGCAATCGGCTTCTCAGCTCTTGCGGTCGGTCAGACTGTTGCTGTATCGACGGTGTCGGCGGCTTCAGTTTATGAAACGAAAGTGGTCAGCGGCGTAAATTATAGAACGAGTCCGAGCACAAGCGCAAGCAAGATCAGGCTGATTCCGAAGGGCGAGGACATTCACGTCATTTCGCAGGCAAATAAATATTGGCTGCAAATCAGTACACAGGATGGCCAAACGGGATATATATCTTCTAATTCCAAATATACGAATTATTCGGGCGGGAACAGTCCTCAACCTAGCGGAAACATTGATCAACCGGGAGGAAATGCAAGGGCCGACCAAGTGATTGCATTTGCACAAAGCTATATGGGGCGCGTTCATTACGATTTTGGCACAAGGAATCCGGACAAGCTGTTGTTCGACTGTTCTTCGTTCACCCAGTTTATTTACCGTCAGGTAGGTGTTGAGCTGGCGTGGGGGACACGCGTACAAAAAAATCAAGGTACTTTTGCCGGCAAAGAAAGTTTGCAAAAAGGCGACCTGGTATTTTTCGATACGATCGGTGGCAATGACGGCGTGATCAACCATGTCGGAATTTACATGGGAGACGGCCAATTTATTCACAATACGCCTTCCAAAGACGGTCTTTCCATTAATAGCCTGAACACCGGCTGGTGGGCGGGCCACTACGTTACCGCACGGAGAGTGCTGTAA
- a CDS encoding MarR family winged helix-turn-helix transcriptional regulator: MSTSTEPDQSISLKLFVVLSKAYKTVMDRAVKDMKRHGFSSSEFTILEVLYHKGRIPLQQIGEKILVTSGSITYNIDKLENRGLMKRVPCAEDRRVTFAEITKAGTELLDGIFPKHMAYVDSIMSGLSAEEKKQAIDLLKKLGKKAELV, encoded by the coding sequence GTGTCGACTTCGACAGAACCGGATCAGTCCATTTCGCTGAAGCTGTTTGTGGTGCTGTCAAAAGCATACAAGACGGTTATGGACCGTGCAGTGAAGGATATGAAAAGGCATGGCTTCTCGTCCTCCGAATTTACGATTCTCGAGGTTTTGTATCATAAGGGACGAATTCCGCTGCAGCAAATCGGTGAAAAGATATTGGTGACGAGCGGCAGTATCACGTATAATATCGATAAGCTGGAAAACCGCGGTCTGATGAAAAGAGTGCCGTGCGCAGAAGATCGAAGGGTCACTTTCGCGGAAATTACGAAAGCCGGTACCGAATTGCTGGACGGCATTTTTCCGAAACATATGGCATACGTGGATTCGATTATGAGCGGACTCTCTGCAGAGGAGAAGAAGCAGGCGATAGATCTGTTGAAAAAGCTTGGAAAAAAGGCGGAGCTTGTGTAG
- a CDS encoding flavin reductase family protein: protein MIGSIVPRPIALVTTLSGDGVVNAAPFSYFNIVTANPPMVSVSVQRKQGIRKDTARNALTAGSFVVHITDAANVEAVNRTAANLPAAESEIDFARLTTVPSEKITVPGIVEAKVRMECVLEQAYPLGGTADEPACDLLIGRVVCFHIADELLHNGRIDVDRLQPVSRLAGSNYGKIGEMFSLERPL from the coding sequence ATGATCGGAAGCATTGTGCCGCGGCCCATTGCACTGGTGACAACCCTTTCCGGGGACGGGGTCGTCAATGCGGCGCCATTCAGCTACTTTAATATCGTAACGGCCAATCCGCCGATGGTTTCGGTCTCGGTGCAGCGCAAACAAGGGATCCGCAAAGATACGGCGCGCAATGCGCTGACGGCCGGCAGCTTCGTCGTTCATATTACCGATGCGGCGAACGTGGAAGCGGTCAATCGGACGGCTGCGAATTTGCCCGCGGCTGAAAGCGAAATTGATTTTGCCCGTTTAACGACGGTCCCCAGCGAAAAAATAACCGTCCCTGGTATTGTCGAAGCGAAAGTCCGGATGGAGTGCGTGCTGGAGCAAGCGTATCCGCTTGGCGGAACGGCGGACGAGCCGGCTTGCGATCTGTTGATCGGCCGGGTCGTTTGTTTTCATATCGCAGATGAACTATTGCATAACGGACGCATTGATGTGGACCGGCTTCAGCCCGTCAGCCGGCTTGCGGGCAGCAATTACGGGAAAATCGGCGAAATGTTTTCACTTGAGCGGCCGCTTTGA
- a CDS encoding alpha/beta hydrolase: MKHIFKQGTDLTAPTFVLFHGTGGTERDLLPLAQMINPAASVLSVRGNVLENGMPRFFRRLAEGVFDEEDLVFRTKELHDFLDQASAEHGFDRNNLVAVGYSNGANIAGSLLFHYGAVFKGAILHHPMVPRRGVKLPDLNGVPVFIGAGNNDPICAPKETEELQTLLQDAGADVTVHWESFGHQLTRSEVEAAASWYREQFVR; encoded by the coding sequence ATGAAACATATATTCAAGCAAGGGACCGATCTTACAGCTCCTACATTCGTTCTATTTCATGGCACGGGGGGCACGGAGCGTGATTTGCTCCCGCTGGCGCAAATGATCAATCCTGCTGCCTCCGTCCTTAGTGTGCGCGGCAACGTTCTCGAAAACGGCATGCCCCGCTTTTTTAGACGGCTTGCCGAGGGCGTATTTGATGAAGAGGATCTCGTTTTCCGCACAAAGGAATTGCATGACTTTCTCGACCAGGCATCGGCTGAACACGGTTTCGACCGGAACAATCTGGTAGCGGTCGGATATTCGAACGGGGCGAACATCGCCGGCAGCTTGCTGTTTCACTACGGTGCTGTTTTCAAAGGCGCAATCCTTCATCACCCGATGGTGCCGCGCCGCGGCGTCAAGCTTCCGGATCTGAACGGAGTTCCGGTCTTTATCGGCGCCGGCAACAATGACCCGATCTGCGCTCCTAAGGAAACGGAAGAATTGCAAACATTGCTGCAAGATGCGGGAGCTGACGTAACGGTTCACTGGGAGTCGTTCGGTCACCAATTGACACGCTCGGAAGTCGAGGCAGCCGCCAGCTGGTACAGGGAGCAATTCGTACGCTAA
- a CDS encoding ring-cleaving dioxygenase has translation MTHQTAGIHHITAFVRNAQDNVDFYAGVLGLRLVKKTINFDAPEVYHLYFGNENGSPGTAITFFPFEAGRKGQIGGGQVGWTTFVVPVGAIDFWRERLAKLQVSFSEAVRFGETFLQFRDKDGLQLEIVEREQGPQSNWSFGGVPADKAIKGFGGAVLYSVAPHKTMEVLQQVMGLEQVGAEGGLVRFRASGDLGNMIDINAEAMEWGHGGAGTVHHIAWRAQDDEDHLRWRAKVQESGLKPTPVVDRQYFNAIYFREEGGILFEIATDPPGFTRDEPFEALGEKLMLPEWYEPNRVQIEQGLSPIKVRVLKEDQA, from the coding sequence ATGACACATCAAACCGCAGGCATTCATCATATTACCGCTTTTGTCCGCAATGCGCAGGATAATGTCGATTTTTACGCAGGCGTACTCGGATTGCGGCTTGTGAAAAAAACGATCAACTTCGACGCGCCGGAGGTATACCATCTTTACTTCGGTAACGAGAACGGAAGCCCGGGAACGGCGATCACGTTCTTCCCTTTTGAGGCGGGACGCAAGGGCCAAATCGGCGGCGGGCAAGTCGGGTGGACAACGTTCGTTGTCCCGGTAGGAGCCATTGATTTTTGGAGAGAAAGACTGGCCAAATTACAAGTTTCATTTTCCGAGGCGGTCCGGTTCGGAGAAACGTTTCTGCAATTCCGCGATAAAGACGGTTTGCAGCTGGAAATCGTGGAGCGTGAACAAGGGCCGCAAAGCAATTGGTCCTTTGGCGGTGTGCCGGCCGACAAGGCGATAAAAGGGTTCGGCGGCGCCGTGCTCTACAGTGTCGCTCCTCACAAAACGATGGAAGTGCTGCAGCAGGTAATGGGTCTTGAGCAAGTTGGAGCCGAAGGCGGCCTGGTCCGTTTCCGCGCTTCCGGAGATTTGGGGAATATGATCGATATCAACGCGGAAGCGATGGAGTGGGGACACGGCGGCGCGGGGACGGTTCATCATATCGCTTGGCGTGCGCAGGACGATGAAGATCATCTGCGCTGGAGAGCCAAAGTGCAGGAGAGCGGGCTGAAGCCGACGCCGGTCGTGGATCGTCAATATTTCAATGCGATCTATTTCCGCGAAGAAGGCGGAATATTGTTTGAAATTGCAACCGATCCGCCGGGGTTCACAAGGGATGAGCCGTTCGAAGCGCTTGGCGAAAAGCTGATGCTGCCGGAATGGTACGAGCCGAATCGTGTGCAGATTGAACAAGGGCTTTCGCCGATCAAAGTTCGTGTACTGAAGGAGGATCAAGCATGA
- a CDS encoding winged helix-turn-helix transcriptional regulator, translated as MYNIPVEATLEVVGGKWKVVILCHLDKGEKRTSELKRLMPEITQKMLTQQLRELEEDGVVKRVIYEQIPPKVVYSLTDYGWSLKPILDAMCSWGEQHIGKTVEESKQANA; from the coding sequence ATGTATAACATTCCAGTGGAAGCGACTCTCGAAGTCGTCGGCGGCAAATGGAAGGTCGTCATTTTGTGTCATTTGGATAAAGGAGAGAAACGGACTAGCGAATTGAAAAGGTTAATGCCTGAAATCACCCAAAAAATGCTGACGCAGCAATTACGCGAGCTTGAAGAGGACGGGGTAGTGAAACGGGTTATATACGAGCAAATCCCGCCGAAAGTCGTTTACTCGCTCACCGATTACGGCTGGTCTTTAAAGCCGATTCTGGATGCGATGTGCTCATGGGGAGAACAGCATATCGGCAAAACGGTTGAAGAATCCAAACAAGCGAATGCGTAA